One window of Streptomyces sp. SUK 48 genomic DNA carries:
- a CDS encoding LD-carboxypeptidase yields MKPLARPPRLAPGARVAVVAPSGPVPEERVQAGLDVLRGWELDPVVMPHVLDRHGELGYLAGSDADRAADLQSAWCDPSVAAVLCARGGYGAQRMADLVDWDALRAAGPKVFLGFSDVTHLHQAFATRLGLVTLYGPVAAGIDFIKSARAQEHLKATLFAPETVQAVATTGTALVPGRARGVTLGGYLGGLAADLGTPLARTGARGGLLMIEDVTEQPYRIDRLLTQLLRSGWLDGVAGIGLGSWERCGPYEEVRAVLADRLGGLGVPVCEEMGFGHCADALTIPFGAEAELDADAGTLMLAEPALR; encoded by the coding sequence GTGAAGCCCCTCGCCCGCCCGCCGAGACTGGCCCCGGGCGCCCGGGTGGCCGTCGTCGCCCCCAGCGGGCCGGTGCCCGAGGAGCGCGTCCAGGCGGGCCTCGACGTGCTGCGCGGCTGGGAACTCGACCCCGTCGTCATGCCTCATGTCCTCGACCGGCACGGCGAGTTGGGCTACCTGGCGGGCAGCGACGCCGACCGGGCCGCGGATCTCCAGAGCGCCTGGTGCGATCCGTCGGTGGCCGCGGTGCTGTGCGCCCGCGGCGGCTACGGCGCCCAGCGCATGGCCGACCTGGTCGACTGGGACGCGCTGCGCGCCGCCGGACCGAAGGTCTTCCTCGGCTTCAGCGATGTCACCCATCTGCACCAGGCGTTCGCCACCCGCCTCGGCCTGGTCACGCTGTACGGGCCGGTGGCCGCCGGGATCGACTTCATCAAGAGCGCCCGGGCGCAGGAGCACCTGAAGGCCACCCTGTTCGCGCCCGAGACGGTCCAGGCCGTCGCCACGACCGGTACGGCGCTGGTGCCCGGCCGGGCCCGCGGGGTGACCCTCGGCGGCTACCTCGGCGGGCTCGCCGCCGACCTCGGCACCCCGCTCGCCCGGACCGGTGCGCGCGGCGGGCTGCTGATGATCGAGGACGTGACCGAACAGCCGTACCGCATCGACCGGTTGCTCACCCAGCTGCTGCGCTCCGGCTGGCTGGACGGGGTCGCCGGGATCGGGCTCGGGTCCTGGGAGCGGTGCGGACCGTACGAGGAGGTGCGTGCCGTCCTCGCGGACCGGCTCGGCGGACTCGGGGTGCCGGTCTGCGAGGAGATGGGGTTCGGGCACTGCGCGGACGCGCTGACGATCCCGTTCGGGGCCGAGGCGGAGCTGGACGCGGACGCGGGGACGCTGATGCTGGCCGAGCCCGCGCTGCGCTGA
- a CDS encoding prolyl oligopeptidase family serine peptidase — MHRTPYGTWPSPIDAALAAAHDGRPDWVDHVGDEIWWTAPRPGEGGRRALIRRRADGTEESLLPPPWNVRTRVIEYGGRPWTAESRGGEPLVVFAHFADQRLYRYEPGGEPRPLTPLSPVGGGLRWAEPRLDLERGEVWCVLEEYTGDDPGDVRRVLAAVPLDGSAAEDRGAVRELTEERHQFVTGPRLSPDGRRAAWLAWDHPRMPWEGTELRVAEVGPDGTLCGAHTVAGGAGEAVAQVEWAPDGRLLYSSDRGGWWNLYRDDVPLCTREEEFGGPLWQLGLRWFAPLDSGLIAVVHGKGSTVLGILDPESGEIVDAAGPWTEFAANLAVHGSRVAAVGASPRTAYEVVELDTTTGRARAVGARHQDPVDPAYYPEPQIRVFTGPDGREVHAQVFPPHHPEHAAPDGELPPYVIWAHGGPTSRVPLVLDLEIAYFTSRGIGVAEVNYGGSTGYGRAYRERLREQWGVVDVEDCAAVARALAEEGTADPGRLAIRGGSAGGWTTAASLTTTNVYACGTILYPVLDLTSWASDGTHDFESRYMESLIGPFTEVPTRYTERSPASHADRLAVPFLMLQGLDDVICPPVQCEEFLARVQGKDVPHAYLTFEGEGHGFRRADTVIRALEAELSLYAQVFKLDTPGVPRLELRR, encoded by the coding sequence ATGCACCGGACGCCGTACGGCACCTGGCCGTCACCCATCGACGCGGCGCTCGCCGCCGCCCACGACGGCCGCCCGGACTGGGTGGACCACGTCGGGGACGAGATCTGGTGGACCGCACCCCGCCCCGGCGAGGGCGGCCGCCGCGCGCTGATACGGCGCCGCGCCGACGGCACCGAGGAATCGCTGCTGCCCCCGCCGTGGAACGTGCGCACCCGCGTCATCGAGTACGGCGGCCGGCCCTGGACCGCCGAGAGCCGGGGCGGCGAACCCCTCGTGGTCTTCGCCCACTTCGCCGACCAGCGGCTCTACCGGTACGAGCCGGGCGGCGAACCCCGCCCGCTCACCCCGCTCTCCCCGGTCGGCGGCGGACTGCGCTGGGCCGAACCGCGGCTCGACCTCGAACGGGGCGAGGTGTGGTGCGTGCTGGAGGAGTACACCGGCGACGACCCCGGCGACGTCCGGCGCGTCCTCGCCGCCGTCCCCCTCGACGGCTCGGCCGCCGAGGACCGGGGCGCGGTGCGCGAACTCACCGAAGAACGGCACCAGTTCGTCACCGGACCCCGGCTCTCCCCGGACGGCCGGCGCGCCGCCTGGCTCGCCTGGGACCATCCGCGGATGCCCTGGGAGGGCACCGAACTGCGGGTCGCCGAGGTCGGCCCGGACGGCACCCTGTGCGGCGCGCACACCGTCGCCGGGGGAGCGGGCGAGGCCGTCGCCCAGGTGGAATGGGCCCCGGACGGCAGGCTGCTGTACTCCAGCGACCGCGGCGGCTGGTGGAACCTCTACCGCGACGACGTCCCGCTGTGCACCCGCGAGGAGGAGTTCGGCGGCCCGCTGTGGCAGCTGGGCCTGCGCTGGTTCGCGCCGCTGGACAGCGGGCTGATCGCGGTCGTGCACGGCAAGGGCTCGACCGTGCTCGGCATCCTGGACCCGGAGTCCGGGGAGATCGTCGACGCGGCCGGCCCCTGGACCGAGTTCGCCGCGAACCTCGCCGTGCACGGCAGCCGGGTCGCCGCCGTCGGCGCCAGCCCGCGCACCGCGTACGAGGTGGTCGAGCTGGACACCACCACGGGCCGCGCCCGCGCCGTCGGCGCCCGCCACCAGGACCCGGTGGACCCCGCCTATTACCCCGAGCCGCAGATCCGCGTCTTCACCGGACCCGACGGCCGCGAGGTGCACGCCCAGGTCTTCCCGCCGCACCACCCCGAACACGCCGCGCCCGACGGCGAGTTGCCGCCCTATGTCATCTGGGCGCACGGCGGCCCCACCAGCCGGGTGCCGCTCGTCCTCGACCTGGAGATCGCCTATTTCACCTCCCGGGGCATCGGTGTCGCCGAGGTCAACTACGGCGGCTCCACCGGCTACGGCCGCGCCTACCGCGAGCGGCTGCGCGAGCAGTGGGGCGTGGTCGACGTCGAGGACTGCGCGGCCGTCGCCCGCGCGCTCGCCGAGGAGGGCACCGCGGACCCCGGGCGGCTCGCGATCCGGGGCGGCAGCGCGGGCGGCTGGACCACCGCCGCCTCCCTCACCACCACGAACGTCTACGCGTGTGGCACCATCCTCTACCCGGTCCTCGACCTGACCAGCTGGGCCTCCGACGGCACCCACGACTTCGAGTCGCGCTACATGGAGTCCCTGATCGGCCCGTTCACCGAGGTGCCGACCCGCTACACCGAGCGTTCGCCCGCGAGCCACGCCGACCGGCTCGCCGTGCCGTTCCTGATGCTCCAGGGCCTGGACGACGTCATCTGCCCGCCCGTGCAGTGCGAGGAGTTCCTCGCCCGCGTCCAGGGCAAGGACGTCCCGCACGCCTACCTCACCTTCGAGGGGGAGGGGCACGGGTTCCGCAGGGCGGACACCGTGATCCGCGCCCTGGAGGCCGAACTCTCGCTGTACGCACAGGTGTTCAAGCTGGACACGCCTGGAGTGCCCCGACTGGAGCTGCGCCGGTGA
- a CDS encoding M20/M25/M40 family metallo-hydrolase, protein MADPRALDEVVEFTSGLIRIDTTNRGGGDCRERPAAEYAAERLAGAGLEPLMLERTPGRTNVVARIEGTDPEADALLVHGHLDVVPAEAAEWSVPPFSGEVRDGVVWGRGAVDMKNMDAMILAVVRSWARTGARPRRDLVVAFTADEEASAEDGSGFLADAHADLFEGCTEGISESGAFTFHDGAGRQIYPIAAGERGTGWLTLTARGRAGHGSKVNQENAVTRLAAAVTRIGEHRWPARLTPTVHAALAELAALYGIDADYGDVDRLLEKLGPAARLVEATVRNSANPTMLEAGYKVNVIPGEAVAHVDGRYLPGGEEEFTATLDRLTGPDVDWEFAHREAALEAPVDSTLFGRMRAAVQEFAPEGHVVPYCMSGGTDAKQFSRLGITGYGFAPLKLPEGLDYQALFHGVDERVPVEALRFGVRVLDRFLRTA, encoded by the coding sequence ATGGCTGACCCGCGGGCCCTCGACGAGGTCGTGGAGTTCACCTCGGGGCTGATCCGGATCGACACCACGAACCGGGGCGGCGGCGACTGCCGGGAACGGCCCGCCGCCGAGTACGCGGCCGAGCGGCTGGCCGGCGCCGGCCTCGAACCGCTGATGCTGGAGCGCACCCCGGGCCGTACCAATGTGGTCGCCCGGATCGAGGGCACCGACCCGGAGGCGGACGCCCTGCTGGTCCACGGTCATCTCGACGTGGTGCCCGCCGAGGCAGCCGAGTGGAGCGTGCCCCCGTTCTCCGGGGAGGTCCGGGACGGGGTGGTGTGGGGGCGGGGCGCCGTCGACATGAAGAACATGGACGCGATGATCCTCGCGGTCGTCCGCTCCTGGGCCCGTACGGGGGCGCGGCCCCGCCGGGATCTGGTCGTCGCGTTCACCGCCGACGAGGAGGCCAGCGCCGAGGACGGCTCCGGCTTCCTCGCCGACGCGCACGCCGATCTGTTCGAGGGCTGCACCGAGGGCATCAGCGAGTCCGGCGCCTTCACCTTCCACGACGGCGCCGGGCGGCAGATCTACCCGATCGCCGCCGGGGAACGCGGCACCGGGTGGCTCACGTTGACCGCGCGCGGCCGCGCCGGGCACGGCTCCAAGGTCAACCAGGAGAACGCGGTGACCCGGCTCGCCGCCGCCGTCACCCGCATCGGCGAGCACCGGTGGCCGGCGCGGCTCACCCCGACCGTGCACGCCGCACTCGCCGAACTCGCCGCGCTGTACGGCATCGACGCCGACTACGGCGATGTCGACCGGCTGCTGGAGAAGCTGGGCCCGGCCGCCCGACTGGTGGAGGCGACCGTCCGCAACAGCGCCAACCCGACCATGCTGGAAGCCGGTTACAAAGTGAACGTGATCCCGGGCGAGGCCGTCGCCCATGTCGACGGACGCTATCTGCCGGGCGGCGAGGAGGAGTTCACCGCCACCCTCGACCGGCTCACCGGACCGGACGTCGACTGGGAGTTCGCGCACCGCGAGGCCGCCCTCGAAGCACCGGTGGACTCGACGCTCTTCGGCCGGATGCGGGCGGCCGTACAGGAGTTCGCGCCCGAGGGGCATGTCGTGCCGTACTGCATGTCCGGCGGCACCGACGCCAAGCAGTTCTCCCGGCTCGGCATCACCGGCTACGGCTTCGCACCGCTGAAACTGCCCGAAGGGCTCGACTACCAGGCGCTGTTCCACGGAGTGGACGAACGCGTGCCCGTCGAGGCGCTGCGCTTCGGCGTCCGGGTCCTCGACCGCTTCCTGCGCACGGCCTAG
- a CDS encoding M55 family metallopeptidase gives MKILISADMEGATGVTWPADVLPGTPQWERCRGMFTSDVNAAAQGFFDGGADEVLVNEAHWTMRNLLLEQLDERVEMLTGRHKALSMVEGVQHGDVDGVAFIGYHAGAGMEGVLAHTYLANQITGVWLNDERASEGLLNAQVVAEYGVPVVLVTGDDVACEDALGYAPEALKVAVKDHVSRYAAVCRTPTRTAADIRAAAKEAARLAVRHAPVEAGPFTVAVEFDAEHLALAATVVPGVARVGERKVAYTSATMYEGIRTFKAVTTIASSAVEEQYG, from the coding sequence ATGAAGATCCTCATCAGTGCCGACATGGAGGGGGCCACCGGTGTCACCTGGCCGGCGGACGTGCTGCCGGGGACGCCGCAGTGGGAGCGGTGCCGGGGGATGTTCACCTCGGACGTGAACGCCGCCGCGCAGGGATTCTTCGACGGCGGCGCCGACGAGGTGCTCGTCAACGAGGCCCACTGGACGATGCGCAACCTGCTGCTCGAACAGCTTGATGAGCGGGTCGAGATGCTCACCGGGCGGCACAAGGCGCTGTCCATGGTGGAGGGCGTCCAGCACGGGGACGTCGACGGCGTCGCCTTCATCGGTTACCACGCGGGCGCCGGGATGGAGGGCGTGCTCGCCCACACCTACCTCGCCAACCAGATCACCGGCGTCTGGCTGAACGACGAACGCGCCAGCGAGGGCCTGCTCAACGCGCAGGTCGTCGCCGAGTACGGCGTCCCCGTCGTCCTCGTCACCGGCGACGACGTGGCCTGCGAGGACGCGCTCGGCTACGCGCCCGAGGCGCTGAAGGTCGCCGTCAAGGACCATGTGTCGCGGTACGCGGCCGTCTGCCGCACCCCCACCCGCACCGCCGCCGACATCCGCGCCGCCGCCAAGGAAGCGGCCCGGCTCGCCGTGCGGCACGCGCCCGTGGAGGCGGGGCCGTTCACCGTCGCCGTGGAGTTCGACGCCGAGCATCTGGCGCTGGCCGCGACCGTGGTCCCGGGCGTCGCGCGCGTCGGCGAGCGGAAGGTGGCGTACACCAGCGCCACGATGTACGAGGGCATCCGGACGTTCAAGGCGGTCACCACGATCGCCTCCAGCGCCGTGGAGGAGCAGTATGGCTGA